In the Limanda limanda chromosome 10, fLimLim1.1, whole genome shotgun sequence genome, one interval contains:
- the brd8b gene encoding bromodomain-containing protein 8, whose translation MASGIGKHKMLTVGPTEPWSVREKLCLASSVMRSGDQNWVSVSRAIKPFSELGRPPDWFSQKHCASQYSELLEATEAPKRKRGEKGEVVETIEDVIVRRLTAERIEELKKLLRETQDQYRKLKKEVDMIQTGHMDSQLKELWADITLKKKQDEDEAEQKRKATETAYQARQAVKNTPKRLPSVTVRSPLGASPPTLDSQAESSVSTPPMDTGGGASDDTTTHSVVQGVGVFLPVTDTPGPGPKDGGLAALVDDSPQKRLLTQKSTPPPSPLLSELLKKGNLISASPRLVAEGDLTGGLTNGLQTATAASALPPGHVIITEGEAEAAVKVELCEEGLVEEDLVAVSYMGDELDLETVGDIIAIIEEKVDDSVEVLDAAAVEAALSLCEEAVSEGHTLPGPWETQEMKASDPTPTVQESNPIQEPQDVTTVSAPTPASTETHAQPETKREEQLKGNCEGPEVTGSDVTSSVTSDDGATGSEVTEEAATGKEVTEATVKSEVEDWSQPEPNPPCLDSEDSSVSGKESKEVKEEEAGSEVDPEEGMELKEECGDGPYLSEVERAASESEDGYDPPSQRYTADSMASSPASSSQLSTCGEDQEAVQAQKIWKKAIMLVWRAAANHRYASVFLQPVSDDIAPGYHSIVHRPMDLSAIKKNIESGVIRTTAEFQRDIMLMFQNAVMYNSSDHDVYHMALEMQRDVLEHVQQFLATQLIMQTSESAISAKSLRGREGNRKPGEPAEKDGGTRGRRSAMEADLKMKK comes from the exons GGTGTCTGTAAGTAGAGCCATCAAACCTTTCTCAGAGCTGGGTCGTCCGCCTGACTGGTTCTCACAGAAG caCTGTGCCTCACAATACTCCGAGCTGCTTGAAGCCACAGAAGCACCAAA GCGTAAGCGTGGCGAGAAGGGCGAGGTGGTCGAGACGATAGAAGACGTCATCGTTCGTAGGTTGACGGCCGAGAGGATAGAGGAGCTGAAAAAGCTACTACGAGAAACACAGGACCAGTACAG GAAGTTGAAGAAGGAGGTGGATATGATACAGACAGGTCATATGGACTCTCAGCTGAAGGAGCTGTGGGCAGACATCACACT AAAGAAGAAGCAGGATGAGGACGAAGCCgaacagaagagaaaagcaacagaaacaGCGTATCAAG CTCGACAGGCAGTAAAAAACACACCTAAACGTTTGCCCAGTGTAACTGTTCGTTCTCCTCTGGGGGCCAGCCCACCAACACTGGATTCTCAGGCCGAGTCCTCAGTCTCGACACCTCCCATGGATACAGGAGGTGGTGCCTCCGATGACACCACTACCCACTCAGTT GTTCAGGGGGTCGGGGTTTTTCTACCAGTGACGGACACTCCCGGCCCTGGGCCCAAAGATGGAGGCCTGGCTGCTCTAGTAGATGATTCGCCGCAGAAGAGGCTCCTGACCCAGAAGTCCACCCCgccaccttctcctcttctgtcagAACTGCTGAAAAAGGGCAACCTCATCTCAGCTAGCCCCCGCCTG GTTGCAGAAGGAGACTTGACTGGAGGCCTCACTAATGGATTACAGACTGCCACTGCAGCCAGTGCCTTACCCCCTGGTCATGTGATCATCACTG agggaGAAGCCGAAGCTGCAGTGAAGGTAGAGCTTTGTGAGGAGGGGTTAGTGGAGGAGGACCTTGTAGCTGTGTCTTATATGGGAGACGAACTGGACCTGGAGACAGTAGGAGACATCATCGCCATCATAGAGGAGAAG GTCGATGACTCTGTGGAAGTTTTAGATGCAGCAGCGGTGGAAGCGGCGCTCTCTCTGTGCGAAGAGGCCGTTTCAGAGGGACACACCCTCCCTGGCCCCTGGGAGACCCAGGAGATGAAGGCTTCGGATCCTACGCCCACTGTCCAGGAATCCAACCCCATACAGGAGCCTCAGGATGTGACCACAGTGTCGGCCCCGACACCTGCAAGCACAGAGACCCACGCCCAACCGGAAACCAAAAGGGAAGAGCAGCTGAAGGGAAACTGTGAGGGACCAgaggtgacaggaagtgatgtcacttcTTCTGTCACGTCTGATGACGGCGCCACAGGAAGTGAGGTTACGGAGGAAGCAGCGACAGGGAAGGAGGTCACTGAAGCTACAGTAAAGAGTGAAGTAGAGGATTGGAGCCAGCCTGAGCCCAACCCACCTTGCCTAG ATTCTGAGGACAGCTCTGTGTCTGGGAAAGAGTCCAAG GaggtaaaggaggaggaggcaggcaGTGAGGTTGACCCTGAAGAAGGGatggagctgaaggaggagTGTGGGGATGGCCCCTATCTGTCAGAGGTGGAGCGGGCAGCGAGCGAGAGTGAAGACGGCTACGACCCACCCTCTCAACGCTACACGGCAGATTCAATGGCCAGCAGCCCAGCCTCCTCTTCCCAATT ATCTACATGTGGCGAGGACCAGGAGGCAGTCCAGGCACAAAAGATCTGGAAGAAAGCCATTATGCTGGTGTGgagagctgcagccaatcacag GTACGCCAGTGTCTTTCTGCAGCCTGTGTCAGATGACATCGCCCCCGGTTACCACAGCATCGTACACAG ACCCATGGACCTGTCGGCCATAAAGAAGAACATCGAGTCCGGCGTGATCCGCACGACAGCCGAGTTCCAGCGAGACATCATGCTCATGTTTCAGAACGCTGTCATGTACAACTCGTCGGACCACGATGTGTACCACATGGCACTGGAGATGCAGCGTGATGTCCTGGAGCACGTTCAGCAGTTCCTGGCCACCCAGCTCATCATGCAGACCTCGGAGAGCGCCATCTCCGCCAAGAGCCTCCGCGGCAGAGAGGGAAACCGTAAGCCAGGAGAGCCAGCTGAGAAG GACGGAGGCACCAGGGGTCGGCGCAGTGCCATGGAGGCGGacctcaaaatgaaaaaatag